TCACTATGTCACCATACTCCTGCTGATGCTCCAGGTGGTGCCACAAACGGCGCCTTGATGGATCCACATCAGCAGGCCTTGTTGTGGGGTGCACCCTTCTGGCATGTCTACGGATCTCCCTGTAATTACCAGAAAATGTGCAGGCTTCCCGTGAGCAAGCTCTCGATTTCTCATCCAAATACTTTCTGGcttccttgatgatcttccaGCCATTAACAGTACCCCTGCACAGTGGGCACAACAATTGGTTTGAGCTCGACACTTCATTTGACTCCAAAGGACCACTGTTCACCTCCTGTACTTCCAATGTCATATCTGGGCCTTCATTGTAGTTATTTTCTTCCTGTTCTCCAGCTATGGCATCTTGATGATTGGAAGCTTCATTAGGTTCAGATATGAGTAACCTGGGGCTCTCTCTAGTGAGATCAAAACGAGATCTCTGGACAGCATTTTGGTTTCTTGTACCCCCAGGCACGGATGAGTTTGGGTGTGAAGAACTCTCACCATCATTCACTTTCATTTTCTTGAACCTGTCTAGGCAATTTGAATGCCTATAGCTTGTATCACATATGTAGGATCGGCATCCTTTATCATGGGAGCTGCACAACAGAAGGACAGCATTATGCGGATGGTCCATGCATATTGGGCACAGCGCATCATCCCATTCCTTTTTTTGAAACTCATCATCCCATTCCTTGTGCTGTGCAGTTGTATCTGTGTCTGTATTTGCCATCTTCACCAAACTGCACAGGAATCACTGAAAGGTATGGCCAGAATTAGTAACAAGCATTTGCTATCTGCGTTGAGCAATGAAGCTAGATTATATAATCATATAATTATAATGGTATTCTACAAGCAGGCAAAACAGCAGAAGGTGTTATCTTAACCAGTTTAATTGTGAAAAAAGCTGATTGCTGTTTTTTTTATTCTTCAATGAAGAACCTTCATCTATATTTATTGCTATAAAAAGCACAGGCAACTTCTAGGTTAAGTCAATGCAAATCAAAATTCGCAACACATCTTCCAATAAAATTTATGAATCCAATTAGGATCTATATAAGCCGCTATATTACAAGTGTGTACCAAGTAATCATCTACAGCGCAGAACACATGCACTCTGCAGCACAAAGTGAAGGTCCTAGGTGAGCCACATGACACACTTTCACTTCCAAGGAGAAGGGACTACGGTTCAAATTGAATTAAGCACTAAGTTA
This sequence is a window from Panicum virgatum strain AP13 chromosome 7K, P.virgatum_v5, whole genome shotgun sequence. Protein-coding genes within it:
- the LOC120639692 gene encoding uncharacterized protein LOC120639692, whose amino-acid sequence is MANTDTDTTAQHKEWDDEFQKKEWDDALCPICMDHPHNAVLLLCSSHDKGCRSYICDTSYRHSNCLDRFKKMKVNDGESSSHPNSSVPGGTRNQNAVQRSRFDLTRESPRLLISEPNEASNHQDAIAGEQEENNYNEGPDMTLEVQEVNSGPLESNEVSSSNQLLCPLCRGTVNGWKIIKEARKYLDEKSRACSREACTFSGNYREIRRHARRVHPTTRPADVDPSRRRLWHHLEHQQEYGDIVSAIRSAMPGAVVLGDYAIEGGEMFSHDRETSGPSEPSGSLLTTFFLFHFHMLSSSPIRSGDEPRGASRGLRRQRRRYLWGENLLGLQYDDDDEQEDEEENNLDEEVQRPRSRRRFIRSRSEERA